The Mangifera indica cultivar Alphonso chromosome 19, CATAS_Mindica_2.1, whole genome shotgun sequence nucleotide sequence AGTCGATTGTGGCATCATGATGATGTATATTCcgtattgaaaaaaaatatggtaaataTTCATAGGATTAACTtgcaatttatattttataatgtatgaGATATCTTGAAATATTTGAACTAGAAGAGTTCATGTAGTAATGGGTTTGGGGGGGTTTGGGAAGTATATCATgttataacattatttaattttgattgcaGGGACTGATAAATTAAGAGGTATGCTCTTTAATATGGTTGAAATGAGAGAAATACACTTAAATCCTCATACTTTCTCAGAAATGGCTAATCTAAGATTCTTGATAGTGAATAACTTCGATTTGAGACACGATAATAAGGTTCATGGTTTTGACAACATTGAGTTTGATTTCTCAGAGTTAAGATGCCTCTGTTGGGATCATTCCCCCTTCCCATCACTGCCTTTGAAATTTGATCCTGATAACCTTGTTGTACTTAAGATGAAAAACAACAATCTTGAACAACTTTGGACGGGTATTAAGGTATatgtttatttcatttaaaaagtttcttttataaattttaaatattagattttttttttaaattgtattggTCATTTCTTTTCCTTGTTACAGAATCTTGCTCATTTAAAATACATTGACCTAAGTTACTCAAAACATCTACTTAAAGTCCCAGATCTCTCAAAGGCTCAAAATCTAGAGTGCTTGATTCTAGAAGGCTGTACAAGTTTGTTTGAGATCACTACTCCTTCTCAGAATCTGAATAAACttgttaatttgaatctaagaaattgcaaaagccTTACCAGTCTTCCAAATGGCATCTGTAAGTCAAAGCTACTGAAATACCTTCGTATCTCTGGTTGTTCGAAACTTGAAAGATTGCCTGAGGACTTACGAAATTTAGAGAGCTTGGAAGTACTAGAAGCTATTGGACTATCTGTAAGAGAACTATCTTCAATTATGTCTGGTTGGCTAGTAAGAGAACTATCTTCAGTTATGTCTGGTTGGCTATCACCTGGTCAATCAGGTTTGTGGTTTTTAAGaagattaaatttgaatcactgCAGTCTTACAGAGTTACCCAATGATATTGACAAGCTGTCCTTACTCGAAGATTTAGAATTGGAAGGAAATAATTTTCAGAGCATCCCATCAAACATCATGAACCTTTCCAAGTTACAGATCCTTAACATAAGGTTTTGTAATAGGCTTCAATCCTTACCAAAGCTTCCACGTAATATAGAAGAACTTAGGGCAGATGGTTGCAAATTGCTAAAAGCATTATCAGGTTTCACAAATCTAATAATTCAAAGACATTCTGGAAGGACATTGAACTTCTCCAATTGTGTCAGTTTGTATTGGAATACactcaaaaaaattttgaatgattctATGTTGGATATGTTCTCAGATACATTTTGCCTATTCAAACATGAAAATAAGGTATCATTCTATCTCTCATTCCTATATGATTTCAATTGCTTATctgaagaaaaaatgatattaagtCAACAATTTTAGACATAACCAGTTTTATGTAATGTATTAGGGAGCTGGCAAGCCACAAGGTGTTATGTGTTTCCCTGGAAGTGACATCCCAGAGTGGTTTAACATTCAAAGTAGCGGATCATCTATAAAGCTACCGCAAGGTTTATTCAATAAGAAGTTTCTGGGTTTGGTCTTTTGTGTCATTGTTGAAGTTGAAGATAATTATAATCTAGATAATTTCTTGAATGTTGTGTATGAGTTGCAAGTGAAAGGCGTTGATGTATACATAACATGTGATAAAAAACTTCTTTCACTTGGACCCATGTATATTAAATCGGATCATGTATTACTTGgatataattgtaattcatTGGATAATGAACTTTTTGAATTATCTTGTGATAAGGAAGCCATTATCTCTTTCAATCCCAAAAACAATTTAGAGAAGTTTGGGGTTGGAATATAATGGAGTCTAGGGTAAAAAATATCAAGAAGTGTGGGGTTCGTTTATTGTTCACTGAAGAGTTTGAGGAACCTATGAAAAGATCAAGATGTTCTATCTTTGATGAAGAAGATCCAGAGGAAGAATGTAACATCCACAGATATgtctaagggtattttagtcttttttctcCCTCTAATATTTGTGtgatttaattaagtatttattttggatatgaAGGGGTAGTTGTTCATCACAAGGATCGACACCCGTTTCGTGCCTTAGGAAGGGCAGAATGGGCATTTCACATTAAACACGTAAAAATTAGCTAAGTGAAGAAACGAACTAACTGTTCATGGTCAGAGGGACACCTAGTCGCCCGTTCATCAAATTTAACTATTAGATAAGATCAGTTTCTTGGTGATTTTGGGATGTGTATTAATGAAATAACAGTAGGAATGACCATTCATGAGGAGGAATGGTTGTTCATGGGTCCTATttggcaaaataaaaagaggccCAAGTCCATTTtgcttatttttataatttggttaTTTCAGAGCAAAATAGAAATCAAAGAGAAGTCTAAATGTGACTAGGAAGCGAGAGAGGATACTAGAATCACCAAAGCCATGAAAAGAATTTTGCTTAGGAAGGGCAGAATGGGCATTTCACGTTGAACACGTGAAAATTAGCTAGGTGAAGAAGCGAACTAACTGTTCATGGTCAGAGGGACACCTAGTTGCCCgttcatcaaaattaaatattagataagatCAGTTTCTTGGTGATTTTGGGATGTGTATTAATGAAATAACAGTAGGAACGACCATTCATGAGGAGGAATGGTTGTTCATGGGTCCTATttggcaaaataaaaagaggccAAGTCCATTTTGCttatttttacaatttggtTATTTCAGAGCAAAATAGAAATCAGAGAGAAGTCTAAATATGACTAGGAAGCGAGAGAAGATGCCAGAATCACCAAAGCCATGCAAAGAACTTGCTTGTCGGTGGAGGAGAGGTAAGTAATGtgatttttctcctttcttttctaGCTATTTTTGGTAGAAAACATGCTAGGGTGACGACTTACTTGAGTAATTATGTGTTGGTTATTTATTTAGCAAAAGAAACTAAAGTATTAATTGGTTTATCATGTTGTGGTGTATGTGTGAAAGTTGGATCATAGTTTGTTGCATATGTATATTTGGATTCTTGACAAGTTTTGGTTAGAATCGAAGAATTACCATGATCTATGTAATTTGTGATTGTTCTATTGACTAACAGTAGTGTTATATGCacaactttatacacaaacaatgatgtgtcatcatataattgaatagttagaaattaaagataaaacaacaattaacacatgatgacacatcattgttcGTGCacaaaaattgtatacatagtattattgattgattaatgatgatgatgataatatgcTTTAAGAGTTGTTTACATGTTAATGAATGAATGAGTGATGATAGCTAAGCCAAAAAGGAGTATAAACTCGTAGATTATGTTTTTCTAGACGTCGATGAACAGTCATTCCTGTGTGTATCGATGTCTATTCGTCTGTTAGGAAGAGTAAGACTTCCTCGTTCATCAATGCACATTTGTTCTAAGGTTAAGGCATGAACAGTTATTTGGTATAGAATGAATGTTTGTTCATGGTACTTAAGGATGAACGAGTTAAAGAGATAGATGATTATGAATGATAGGTTAAAGACTAAACAACATTAGCTAAGTGTCGTTAGTCAAATAGATAGATTAACACACGTTCATCGCAAAGGGTGAACACCCTTTCATAGGCTTAGTGAATGCACAAAGAGCTAGGGTTGGTAACGCCTAttcatacaaatataaaaaggaTAGTTTTACCCCTATGTTATGTGTTGGAGTGGGGATAGAGTTGCAAAGGCTTGAAGGTGAGATTAAGGTAGCTAGTGAATCAAGTGTGCTCGATTGTGTGGAAGACGACATGGACTTTCACTGAGACAAATTCAGATGAGTCAAAAATAGAGATAGTTGAGGAAAGTGGTGTACACTGAGATAGCCACCAGTTGTGTGTATAAATGGCAttatatgtgaaagcaataaggtTATATGAGAGATAGATAGCCATAAAATACATCATAAACTTAGCGTCAAGGCATATTAgccaattattttaatttagttcagGTGTGCATAGTAACAAATAGTgccattaattatttttctaacgTGGTTAACGGGATGCATCGCATACACATTTGTGATAGGGGTCATCCAAGGATGGTAATCTAACCAGCAGTCTCGTAGTTATGAGTATGTGGTAAGAAAGGGATTGCGATTAGCTTTCCCGTGTGACCAGGGTATCATAGCTAATTAGCCTAGTAGTCTGATCGACATTGTATGTGAGGCACATAGTTAGCAGACATTTGGGATGTCGATTGCTTTCAGAAAGACATTAACTATGTTAAGATTAGCTTAGGTCTTAGTCATTCGGGATGACGTTGCCTATAAATTAGGGCACAAGGGTACTGAAAGGAGACAGATAGGCATAAGAGGGTGTTGGAAAACATCCGATAGTAACCACATAGAGAGATAGTATTGGAAAACAATAGTTATGAGATATGGTGCGTACAAGGTGTTAAGATATCACCtgcttattgagtgtttttcaCTCATAAGTTCCTTTTAGATAGCAGAACATGCAAGGGAGCCAATGATCCAATTAGAGCTATTGCATTAGATTAAGGGGGCAAtttagtcattttattattacttttcagCTATGTATTTACTTTCAGTGGCCTGTACTTATGCATTGAGTTTATTGATGTTGGATTTTCAAACATTGATGTTGtatgatgtatatatattatttatgggTGAGcctattaaatatttttaattgcaCCTTTTTGCATGTTGAAAGTAGTGTGTAATCATGCTTTTATTGGTGATTTGTCTAAGAAAATTCAAGTTATGCACGTCTTTTTGGATTATATTTCGTATAAAGGTATGTACTTGAAGAGAGGTGTTCCAATGAATACtttgaaggatttaaatttttaaattttattgtaattttatatatatatatatatatgtatgtatatatgtatgtatgtatgtatgtatgtatgattACAATCATgaaatcatttatgtttttatcttttgCCCAGGGTATACAAACGTGCATATATtgcatatttatttcaattaattttttaagcaaGTTGATAACCAATTTGATACAGACCTGAAGTGAGATAGCTGATTCTGCCGTGATGTTGGTTCGGCTGCTGAACAAGGATTCTGGGTTTGGTTACTGCTGGAACAAGGATCTTGTTGTGATTGCATTTAGGTTGCAGTGTTTTGAAATAGTTTGTAATCCAAGCACAAGAACAATGTATGGAAAAGattgattgtattaatttgatatttcagAAATACAATAAAAGTTCATTGTTGATATTGTATCTCTTACAAGCATAAAACTTAAATTCTGCAAAACACACGAAGTTGAATAACAAGAACTCCGTCCATAAATCTCTCCCACTCTgcttttttgttaatttctttcttGCTTCTCTTTCTCCTCCTCCAGGCCTACTTCTTCATTGTGCTCCCATCACTGCCTTCCCAATCTTTTGCTGCTGCACCTTGGCTGATTGTTTTTTTGCTGCAACTCCTCTGCTGCTTAAGTGACATCTGTTGCTGTTAAAATGCTGCCACCTGTCTTCCCAGCTTCCTTCACTGCTCCTCTTTTCCCTCTCCTCCTCGTGTATACCTTGGCCCTAACATAATTCAAGTACTATACATAAAATGTATGAACACATCATTTAATAATACTCTGCACTATTGCTGtaaatattttcacaaaaaataatctttaaaataattgattatttattgaaTCTTCACTTGCACTAAATTAGAGCAAATGTGGtacatttattattatcattccAACACGATgatatattcttttttcttagAAAATAATGAAGTTTAATTTGGAGGTATCACCATTGTTTTGTTAATCTTTTGTTTATAAGTTAGAACAAAATTTAAgtctttatgtatttttttgcAAAAAGATGACCATCAATATTTATAGTCATATAGAGACTACAAAATGGAAATTGAATatactaattcttttttttttctaaatttttgaaatttttggtgtagaaaatataaattgttatcGTTAAAATACGATTTCCTGTTAAATAATCTTACATACATACGAGTTggttttgatttatttcatatattaactGTTTGATCATGATTATTGATTGATATACCTTTATTGTTTTGCTCTATCATCAATTTTGATGTGAGAAATTCTGCGTTGCATCTAGTTCAAGATGAGGAAGAAGTGGAAAAGTTTAATTCATGTAACCTAAGTGGCACTGAATCTAGTACCTCTACTTCTGATTTGGATGAATTTCCTCAAGATTTTGCTGGATCAACAATGGATGTAACAGCGACAACCAAGCTGAGCCCTAGAGACAATGATGGGGCAAAACATAAAGTATGTGGCTGCATAATTTTACGATGAAGATGTATAACGAAAACTAAAAAATGCAAATTATGTTGCTTGGCTTTATCCTGATTTGTTATCAGTTAGCTTCTGTTAATATATacgtatgtatatatatatggtcgCAGAACTGGTAAGCATATACTTCattatttacattttgttattgttaatattgctagaacttcatttaTACATAGGGGTCGTTTGGTTCcagtatttaaatattaccttgataatttatcttttattcttttgtttggtttatcagtaataaaatattacaataattttttattaccaaaactGACGTGGCAGATAATATAGGTAATAATCTGAGTACTACCTTCACCTTagttatttaaagattaccaaggtaatcttgattttattataattatattattatttattaattttttgagacaaaaataaatttatttttaattaatataacaaataatataaaaatatttaaaaataattatattcaagggtatttgagtaaaataatttattaataattttttattacttttaactaaacacaataattatttatatctatcaaattttatcaaatatagtaatcatttatacctagtaatctcctaaataatttatcttcaaggaaatctttctattttgataataaaatattattcaaaccaaacacctcttgacttcttttcttcttccttagttgAATATAAGTTTTGATCAAAATGAACATTACAAGTCTTTAATCAAcgcaaaaaaaatctttttttcctttttttttaaggaaacaCATTCAtttatttccatatttttggttgaaattatgGAAGTAAACACattaagttgaaattatgtAAATTGTTTACATCATAATTTGACGTATagtatttacttatttttagtatttttaaaaattttatcaattgcacattttaaaatgaattttaatttacctctttataaagtatgaaatttatataaatttatagtcATAATTTTATGTCTAACACTtcgattaaaaatttaatataatgaacTGATGATGGTTTTAAATACCacttttttacattaaattattgacaattaacttgttttattcaaaaatttcataaaaacatattaatatgtgCGGAAACTTAAACGTAATTGTGCATGTCGTcgagataaataaaattatatacataaataataagtataaatttatatacaaataataatatgttattatatgattgagtgattataaattaaagataaaacaacacctaaatatatgagatatatcattatttgtacacaaatttgtatttattatttatgtacatattaCTATTCAATTGAGTTAACAAGAACACTATTAAGTGAATTTAGTGGATTATGAAATCACTTTCATACACGTAATAAGCATTTACAACTATTGATATGGGAAAGATGTAGTAATGCAATAACATATCTACATGAAGATGCTATGTGAATGTTGCGGTGAGACTACAAAATATAGTGTTTATGTGTGATTCACAAAAACAATAACACAATAAAAGAAGATGAAGTATATAAAGCGGTTTGGTTAGCCTACCTATGTTGTATTGTTattaccttttttcttttttctaaccCTGTATTCTTAAGAAACAATTATAAAGGGTAATtctaagaaattattaaaagaattatggagaaaattcaaataaatttttcttgtttatgaagattcaattaaaaaaaaaaagatcaaagaagaaaaatttttcACGTTGTATTTTTCTATTGGTTTATATACTCGAAGGGAGTGGGTGTTGTGTCATCATCAATGGGCACATGATAACTAGATGTTTCACTAAACATATATATCCGTTTGACTAAAAAAATAAGTACGTGATGTGTGATGTCTTACTTTGTATTTATGTATCATTATAACTTTATAtcttttttgtattaaatactACACAACTTAAATGTTTGtttagaagatgaatagatgaTTATAATCAAATAACTTGAACATTTtcttaattagaaaatattatctCTTCTCACTACATCGGGGTAGGAGTATATGTATtagtattataatattagaCAACTATATGCATCCAGAGATATGAGTTATTACTTGGTACACTTGGATCATTGACATACTCGATGCAAGGGTGCACCTGGCCCTATGTGAGGGTAGGCCTCAAATGGAAAGTAACTAAAAACTTTTGTCTAGACCCACCATCagtttcttaaaaatatatttttgattgcAGCCCACGTCCATTTTAAGATATTACTAAGCCCACTTTCTCCCTCAAATATTATGCCCAGCCTAAATGGGTGGAGCCCACaggtaatattttttaagttgaaatttaaaaaaaaaaaaaaaaaacccacttACCATTTCAAAGATTATTCCCAATCTAAGATGATGAAGCccatagaaattttttttaagttgcaataaaattaaaaagcaaaTATGGCCAAGCCCACTtatcatttcaaatatttttcccaacctaaaatgatgaaactcaaaagctattttttttaatttaaaaaaaaaacaacaaaataaaacataatattctTATGAatcatgtatatgtgtgtttttgtgtgtgtgtgtgtatatatatatatatagacagacagacagagagagagaaatattatgtatatttatttggggtatataaatatgtatatacttaaataagttatcaaatgattgaatattactttatcattaattcagaatcactcaatcatgtaataatacatataaatgtgtatatatttgtgtacacaaagttttattgatatatatatatatatatatatatatatatcaaacttCCTAAGTTCCAccttattataaaatcataaatttcatttactttttactttttaattcaATTCCTTTAACCCTAGGTTAAAATATGCAAGTAtacatttttaagatttttaatttaatattatttagttatcaTCAGGATTTTGTTCTCAAGTATAACaaattatgttgatgatatcatcatttatattaaatcaggatttttacttttcaattcccttttttttttaacaatgtaTTCTTataaaacaattacaaagaGTGATTCTAAGAGATCAATGGAGTTATAGAgagaattcaaataaatttttctagTTTATGAAAATTCAACAAGATAAAAAGggatcaaagaagaaaaatctctaATATTATGTTTTTCTACTGGTTTATATACTCAGAGAGAGTGAGCGTTGAGTTATCATCCATGGACACATGGTAATTAAATGTTTAACTAAGCTGACATGTCTATTTGATTAAGAAATTACGTATATGTCGAAAGAGATTGACTTTAGTGTCAACTTTTTCATCTAATGTGATATGTGTTATCTAATTAGTTTAGTTATTTAGCATTTTATGTGTCACTATAACGTTGAATCTTCTTTGTATTAAATATGACATAACTTATTTAGTCGATAAGatgatgattatttttaatagtttaaatgcTTTGTTTGATGACATATCGATAATCATAATTGAATAGTTTGAACATTTTCttaattagaaataattagaaaatattatctCTTTAGAAGGGTGCATTCATCATTTCAAAAAGAATCTTTCTAGATTCTTCTTAGCCATTAGTTTTCAATTGGCCATGATAGTATATCCTACAAGATTTGGTTAATTTATTCCTActgaaacaacataaaattttataacatcgttttttataaattttagggatattttaacttttgaaaaacataatatacatctataatgtaaataatttgttttatataaataatattggaatatatatatatttttttgtcttaaGAGCCtaatgtaaattaaaatatttcacaaaataattaggtactaaattacaaaaataccctgTGGCTTTACAATGGAAGAACGTGATGCAATAATCGATGTCCAATATCCGGTCAAATAGCTAACTCTGTCTCTCCATGGTCCATTAACATTCTAACTCAACTACttcttaaaaatatgtataataccTCCATTGTATTATCActgaaaaatactaaattattttaatatttttaataactctGGGACATCAGAACTACCCAATATCAGTTTCACAAGATTAtatttaataggccaaaagacttattcccacctaaggtttagggCAACCTCAAACTCataatgtaagattttaaaaacttaaatatccacCTATAATTCAAACgctgttaaaaatttttgttatatataaaggtaaaattgtcatttattaaaaacttaaaagaaaaaaaaaattatcctttttttctcaccttagttttgaaaactaatcccaaatttttcaattttaaaaaatgactttttcccCCTCCCCTCCTCTACTTAGGTTTCATACTTTTCAAGTTACCATAATGCAgttgcccctctaaactttttaaaatcttCATTTCCCTCCCCCAATATAGTTTCCGTCACTGCCTTTCTTTTGGCCGCCCCCTTCCTCCATCGTCGATCACCTCTCTCCATCCAAAACTTCGTGCTAACTTATCCAGCTTATAGAAACTCAAATGGAAGTCAACCCCCCATATTGTTGAACAATTTTTGGATAATGcttaatatttagataattataaaattcatcataAGTTATACTCTAACCTATAATCTACTTACCACTttcattttagatattaaaatataaacaaggtgatcttaattttgttacaattgtATCCTTACTTATTAatcttttaagattaaaatactctcattttaattaaaataacaagtaaaatgaaaaatattttagaaaaaatatattggttataagataataacttaaaaataatttaattaattaatttttaatttgacaacataaaagaaactttatatattattaagaaggaaaatatattagaatattttcCTCTTGAATCCCATCATTATTTTTGTTGGCCTGTGCTTTTGTATAGATGGCATGTACAGACTTAggttatattttatcttaaaccCTATCATTGTGGGAACTTTGATAGGCCTTCAAGATGAAAATGTCTagtgttctttttcttttttcttttttttggctCAGGATTGGTTTTTGTTGTCCCTTTTCAATAGGACGAGCTTAGGTTATTCCCATGACCTAATCTGGAGGTTGCATTTGGGttgttgatatattttttacttaccaaaaaatatatctatattagaatattcacaaaataaatatttaacataagACAAGTTAgtttaactaaatacaatactaatttatacctaataatctttcaaagatatttaaataaaataataccttattatttatttattattattaaccaaatataataattatttatacatactaaatttatcaaatataacaataatttatacttaatactCTTTcagataatctatctttatgatatttttttacttttagtaataaaagattatctaaACTAAACACACTCTTAGTGATAATGAGGGTAGTGAAGGTGCTAATGAATCAAATGAGCCAAAGTTTGTAGAAAACTTTGTAGCATTTACTACAAATATGCCAAAAATAGTTGATGCCTTGATTGGGGAAGAGTTTGATGATTGTAGTGTGTTTGATAAGAAGCTTTTGATGAATCCTTGAATGTAAGTTTGGCAAAGAAAAGAGTggattaactaaaaaaaattctttgttGACCAAAGATTTTTCTAACAACTAATTATTGTATGATTCTAGTATTAAAGAGTTTGGTCCCGCTGGAACtatcattaaaaatttgaatacaagaaaaattaagGTATATGAAGTATTAAGGCAAGCAATTATTGTTGGATTctattttaatatgttcaatGTAATAATGTTATATTGACTACATAATcattaatcaatatattaatgCTTCATTCTTTTATGTAGTTTCCTTTGAAAGAAATCTCTATTTCGTCAATTCAATGGAATTATGCATTATGCCTTGGTTTATTTACATCAATAATAGCTCCTTATAAGGGCTTCTTTCCAAGCGATGTCAAACTAgcttttacattaaaaattttgaaattgtaagTAATCATCAATCACTT carries:
- the LOC123203465 gene encoding disease resistance protein RPV1-like; amino-acid sequence: MASSSSSSSSQVKYDVFLSFRGEDTRDNFTSHLNAALCRRKIVTFIDDQLVRGDGISPSLLNAISGSKISIIIFSKGYASSTWCLQELVEILNCKRMYGQIVIPVFYHVDPSVVRKQSGTYGDAFGQHEVKYMEEKEMLQRWRNALTEAANLSGFDSNSIRPESKLIETIIEYILERLNDMSSSNNKNLVGLWGMGGIGKTTLAIAVFNEISSQFEASYFIPNIREASNKHQLHHLQKELLFAILEDAHIDIRLTFVKERLGRKRVLIVFDDVTNLKQVRELIGDLENLGYGSRIIITTRDKQVLKNCGLNDSPIYEVEGLGSDESLQLFKQHAFRQNHPIDEVYLKLSERVISYTKGLPLALEILGCFLLGREKYEWESALDELKKSPNEVIQTLLKISYDGLSDKEKTLFLDIACFFKGWDKYLVGTLGSHIGVCVLVDKALITISHNTIGMHDSIQEMGWEIIRQEPINKLGQRTDKLRGMLFNMVEMREIHLNPHTFSEMANLRFLIVNNFDLRHDNKVHGFDNIEFDFSELRCLCWDHSPFPSLPLKFDPDNLVVLKMKNNNLEQLWTGIKNLAHLKYIDLSYSKHLLKVPDLSKAQNLECLILEGCTSLFEITTPSQNLNKLVNLNLRNCKSLTSLPNGICKSKLLKYLRISGCSKLERLPEDLRNLESLEVLEAIGLSVRELSSIMSGWLVRELSSVMSGWLSPGQSGLWFLRRLNLNHCSLTELPNDIDKLSLLEDLELEGNNFQSIPSNIMNLSKLQILNIRFCNRLQSLPKLPRNIEELRADGCKLLKALSGFTNLIIQRHSGRTLNFSNCVSLYWNTLKKILNDSMLDMFSDTFCLFKHENKGAGKPQGVMCFPGSDIPEWFNIQSSGSSIKLPQGLFNKKFLGLVFCVIVEVEDNYNLDNFLNVVYELQVKGVDVYITCDKKLLSLGPMYIKSDHVLLGYNCNSLDNELFELSCDKEAIISFNPKNNLEKFGVGI